A region from the Dehalogenimonas sp. THU2 genome encodes:
- the dinB gene encoding DNA polymerase IV yields the protein MTRRIMHIDLDAFFVSVEQVFDPSLKGKPVAVGGIPGHGRGVVAAASYEARQFGVHSGMPLREAERRCPKCIFLSGHFERYRDASRKFMAILADFSPFLEPVGIDEAYLEVTGFESLHGTLKAMGEKIRRHIRDEIGIGASIGLASAKIVAKVASKSAKPDGIVEVPDGAEAAFLAPLPIGRLPGIGEQTEKALHGLGIHTLGELARLPRSTLADRFGKYGEVLHDHARGIDRRPVERPAEAKSVSYETTLNEDTRDRDFLEATLRYLSEKTGARLRRYGQKGGVIHIRLRFSDFTTITRQRSLGFATDANEIIYEEALKLFAKALDHSRLPVRLLGVGVGDLGGVETQLPLSGAGAAGFAAIDRALDRIRKKYGFSSIQTGRVMTLGRGSGEGHESHGFSGRIMDQHKGRSADPL from the coding sequence ATGACCCGGCGCATCATGCACATCGACCTGGACGCTTTCTTCGTGTCGGTGGAGCAGGTTTTCGACCCTTCGCTCAAGGGCAAACCGGTCGCCGTCGGCGGCATACCGGGGCATGGCCGGGGCGTGGTGGCCGCCGCCTCCTACGAGGCCCGCCAGTTCGGCGTCCATTCCGGCATGCCGCTCAGGGAAGCCGAACGCCGCTGTCCGAAATGCATCTTCCTCTCCGGCCACTTCGAGCGCTACCGGGATGCATCGAGGAAGTTCATGGCCATCCTGGCCGATTTCTCACCCTTCCTGGAGCCGGTGGGCATCGACGAGGCCTACCTCGAGGTGACCGGGTTCGAGTCCCTCCACGGCACCCTCAAGGCCATGGGTGAAAAGATCCGGCGGCACATCCGCGACGAGATCGGCATCGGCGCTTCCATCGGGCTGGCGTCCGCAAAGATCGTGGCCAAGGTGGCCTCCAAGTCCGCCAAACCCGACGGCATCGTCGAGGTGCCGGACGGTGCGGAGGCCGCTTTCCTGGCGCCCCTGCCTATCGGCCGGCTGCCGGGTATCGGGGAGCAGACGGAAAAAGCCCTGCACGGCCTGGGCATCCACACCCTGGGCGAACTGGCGCGCCTGCCCCGGAGCACCCTCGCCGACCGCTTCGGCAAGTACGGCGAGGTGCTGCACGATCACGCCCGCGGCATCGACCGCCGCCCCGTCGAACGCCCGGCTGAGGCCAAGTCCGTCAGCTACGAGACGACCCTCAACGAGGACACCCGCGACCGCGATTTCCTGGAAGCCACCCTGCGCTACCTGTCGGAAAAGACCGGGGCCCGCCTCCGGCGCTACGGTCAGAAGGGTGGCGTGATACACATCCGCCTGCGCTTCTCCGATTTCACCACCATCACCCGGCAGCGCAGCCTGGGCTTCGCCACCGACGCCAACGAGATCATCTACGAGGAAGCGCTGAAACTATTTGCTAAAGCCCTCGACCACAGCCGGCTGCCGGTACGCCTCCTGGGCGTCGGCGTGGGAGATTTGGGCGGCGTGGAAACGCAACTACCGCTCTCGGGCGCCGGCGCCGCCGGATTTGCCGCCATCGACCGGGCGCTGGACCGCATCCGCAAAAAGTACGGCTTCTCATCCATCCAGACCGGGCGGGTGATGACCCTGGGCCGGGGCTCCGGTGAAGGGCATGAGAGCCACGGCTTTTCCGGCCGGATCATGGATCAGCACAAAGGCCGTTCCGCCGACCCCCTTTAG
- the folP gene encoding dihydropteroate synthase has product MNTHNISPPPPNRIGGTVFRWGERTFIMGILNVTPDSFSGDGLANDIDAAVEQARRMVDEGADIIDIGGESTRPGAPEVSAEAEISRVVPVIERLAAELIVPISIDTYKAEVAEAAVQAGASLLNDVWGLKRDPRLAVIAARHRLPIVISSSQRDAPVEDIVPAVIDSLKWAIEQAGAAGVAPENIIVDPGFGFGKTPGQNLEILRRLSELRVLGKPVLLGVSRKSTIGRVLGDASVEDRLSGSLAGAVIGIMGGADIIRAHDVKETVRAARMTDAVTRGWQDE; this is encoded by the coding sequence ATGAACACCCATAACATCTCCCCCCCGCCCCCCAACCGCATCGGCGGAACCGTGTTCCGCTGGGGGGAGCGCACCTTCATCATGGGCATCTTGAACGTCACCCCGGATTCCTTCTCCGGCGACGGTCTGGCCAATGATATCGACGCCGCCGTGGAACAGGCCCGGCGCATGGTCGATGAGGGGGCCGACATCATCGACATTGGCGGTGAGTCCACCCGCCCCGGGGCGCCGGAGGTCTCCGCCGAAGCTGAGATCTCCCGGGTTGTCCCGGTCATCGAGCGCCTGGCTGCCGAACTAATTGTTCCCATCAGCATCGATACCTACAAAGCAGAAGTGGCCGAAGCCGCCGTCCAGGCCGGGGCCAGCCTCTTAAACGACGTCTGGGGTCTGAAACGCGATCCCCGGCTGGCCGTGATCGCCGCGCGGCACCGGCTGCCGATCGTCATCTCCTCCAGCCAGCGGGACGCGCCGGTAGAAGATATCGTGCCGGCGGTCATCGACAGTCTCAAATGGGCTATCGAGCAGGCCGGGGCGGCGGGCGTCGCCCCGGAAAACATCATCGTCGATCCAGGTTTCGGCTTCGGCAAGACGCCGGGTCAGAACCTCGAAATACTGCGGCGGCTCAGTGAACTCCGGGTACTCGGCAAACCGGTACTACTGGGCGTCTCCCGCAAGTCCACCATCGGCAGGGTGCTTGGCGACGCGTCCGTCGAAGACCGCCTGAGCGGCAGCCTGGCCGGGGCGGTCATCGGCATCATGGGCGGTGCCGACATCATCCGCGCGCATGACGTAAAAGAGACGGTCCGGGCGGCCCGCATGACCGACGCCGTGACCCGAGGCTGGCAAGATGAATAA
- a CDS encoding patatin-like phospholipase family protein, protein MKLGLALSGGAARGLAHVGVIEVLEREGVQIDMVAGTSMGAIIGAAYARGLSAEDIKTEAHDVGWRKLVPLVDLNPLQPSGLIGARRIRRRLVDFIGDLDFSELKKPFACVATDIYTGEAVVFTRGSVLDAVIASMTLPLVFKVPRVGRRYLVDGGLSDPLPVEPLKHLGADKVIAVNVLKNLGLTPPHRSREHPLPRHAPNILQVATQVIYIASAHLAEACMKGADVAIEPDMTGIHLADFNLAGEAIQCGEKAARKAMPQIRELLAQ, encoded by the coding sequence GTGAAGCTGGGACTGGCCCTGTCAGGCGGCGCGGCACGGGGGCTGGCGCATGTCGGCGTCATCGAGGTGCTGGAGCGAGAGGGCGTCCAGATCGACATGGTAGCTGGCACCAGCATGGGCGCCATCATCGGCGCCGCCTACGCTCGCGGCCTGTCCGCCGAAGATATTAAAACTGAAGCTCACGACGTGGGCTGGCGCAAGCTGGTGCCACTGGTGGATCTCAACCCGCTGCAACCATCAGGCCTCATAGGCGCCCGGCGCATCCGCAGACGGCTGGTGGACTTCATCGGCGACCTCGATTTTTCCGAGCTGAAGAAGCCTTTCGCCTGCGTCGCCACCGACATCTACACCGGCGAGGCGGTGGTTTTCACCCGAGGCTCGGTGCTTGACGCCGTAATCGCCAGCATGACACTGCCCTTGGTTTTCAAGGTACCGCGAGTCGGCCGCCGCTACCTGGTGGACGGCGGACTTTCCGACCCGCTGCCGGTAGAACCCTTGAAGCACCTCGGGGCGGACAAGGTCATCGCGGTCAATGTCCTCAAGAACCTGGGCCTCACCCCGCCGCACCGCAGCCGTGAGCACCCGCTGCCGAGACACGCGCCAAACATTCTTCAGGTAGCTACCCAGGTAATCTATATAGCCTCTGCACACCTGGCTGAGGCTTGCATGAAGGGGGCCGACGTGGCCATAGAGCCGGACATGACCGGCATCCATTTGGCGGACTTCAACTTGGCCGGGGAGGCCATCCAGTGCGGCGAAAAAGCGGCGAGAAAGGCCA
- the folK gene encoding 2-amino-4-hydroxy-6-hydroxymethyldihydropteridine diphosphokinase has translation MNNDNELVLTSATTLYLGLGSNLGDRTANLERAINLLNRPLKITRRSPVYETEPVGVPEQPKFLNMVVEAQTHIAPADLLKLIKGIEQILGRGKAGSDAPRVIDIDILFYGNLKLATDTLTIPHPRMNRRAFVLKPLADLAPKLKHPGNKKTVEEMLSALGPVKGVEPYPETPA, from the coding sequence ATGAATAACGACAACGAACTGGTTCTGACTTCCGCCACCACCCTGTACCTGGGCCTGGGCTCCAACCTGGGCGACCGCACCGCCAACCTGGAGCGGGCCATCAACCTGCTGAACCGGCCGCTCAAGATCACGCGGCGCTCCCCCGTCTACGAGACCGAGCCGGTGGGCGTCCCGGAGCAGCCCAAGTTCCTGAACATGGTGGTCGAGGCGCAGACCCATATCGCCCCGGCGGACCTTTTGAAACTCATAAAAGGGATTGAGCAGATACTCGGCCGCGGCAAGGCCGGTTCTGACGCGCCGCGCGTTATCGACATCGACATCCTTTTCTACGGTAATCTCAAGTTAGCCACCGATACGCTGACCATCCCCCACCCCCGCATGAACCGCCGCGCCTTCGTGCTTAAGCCGCTGGCTGATCTGGCGCCGAAGCTGAAGCACCCCGGCAACAAGAAGACCGTCGAGGAGATGCTCTCTGCCCTGGGACCGGTCAAAGGCGTCGAACCCTACCCGGAGACGCCGGCGTGA
- a CDS encoding DUF951 domain-containing protein: MIDFRLNDTLRLRKPHACGGYEWKVYRLGGDIGIICLTCQRRLLVPRSDLEKRLKTFVSRGE, encoded by the coding sequence ATGATCGACTTTCGTCTCAACGACACCCTCCGCCTCCGCAAGCCTCATGCCTGCGGCGGTTACGAATGGAAGGTGTACCGGCTGGGCGGCGATATCGGCATCATCTGCCTCACCTGCCAGCGTCGCCTGCTGGTCCCGCGCTCCGACCTGGAGAAGCGCCTCAAGACCTTCGTCTCCAGGGGCGAGTGA